In the Pseudomonadota bacterium genome, one interval contains:
- a CDS encoding acetylglutamate kinase, with the protein MNAEARTRHVIARLLTNLGSRKEVEQYLKTYAGAEAQKFAVIKVGGRILDEQLDALTSSLSFLYEVGLYPVVVHGAGAQLNRALEEAGIASERIDGLRVTTPEVLDVARRVFQLENNRIVMALERMGTRARPLTSGVFQARTSPDRRLGLVGEVQGVALAPLKWCIEAGQLPIIAPLGESAQGQILNLNADVAARELAWALEPHKIVFLTDTGGLLDDKKRILGAVNFAEDYDELMAQEWVKAGMRLKLQQIKELLDKLPLMSSVSITSPQHLARELFTHTGAGTLLRIGERVRRFDGLSGVDCVRLRVLLEACFDAELAPDYFETRRCCRVYLADSYHGSAIVTRQGGIPYLDKFAVTDEAQGRGVGGSIWQRMRRDNTKLFWRARAGNPTNAWYFARADGMYRSAEWVIFWYGLEGFDEMKRCAQQALAVPPTIRRGSRGGRA; encoded by the coding sequence GTGAACGCGGAGGCGCGGACCCGGCACGTCATCGCGCGCCTGCTCACGAACCTGGGCAGCCGCAAGGAGGTCGAACAGTATCTGAAGACCTACGCCGGCGCGGAGGCACAGAAGTTCGCGGTCATCAAGGTGGGAGGGCGGATCCTGGATGAGCAACTGGATGCCCTGACCTCTTCCTTGAGCTTCCTGTACGAGGTTGGGCTGTATCCGGTCGTCGTGCACGGGGCCGGAGCACAGCTCAATCGAGCGCTGGAGGAGGCGGGCATCGCCAGCGAGCGGATCGACGGGCTGCGCGTCACGACTCCTGAAGTCCTCGATGTGGCGCGGCGGGTATTCCAGCTCGAAAACAACCGTATCGTCATGGCGCTCGAACGCATGGGCACTCGCGCGCGTCCGCTTACGTCCGGGGTCTTTCAAGCGCGCACCTCTCCCGATCGGCGCCTCGGGCTGGTCGGCGAGGTCCAGGGCGTGGCGCTCGCGCCGCTGAAATGGTGTATCGAGGCCGGTCAGCTGCCCATCATCGCTCCGCTCGGTGAGTCGGCACAGGGGCAGATCCTCAACCTCAATGCCGATGTAGCGGCGCGGGAGCTGGCTTGGGCGCTCGAGCCACACAAGATCGTGTTTCTTACGGACACGGGCGGGTTGTTGGATGATAAGAAACGCATCTTGGGCGCCGTCAATTTCGCGGAAGACTACGACGAATTGATGGCTCAGGAGTGGGTGAAGGCGGGCATGCGGCTCAAGCTGCAGCAGATCAAGGAACTGCTCGACAAGCTGCCGCTCATGTCCTCCGTGTCGATCACTTCCCCACAACACCTCGCTCGCGAGTTGTTCACGCATACCGGGGCGGGCACCCTGCTGCGGATCGGAGAACGGGTGCGCCGCTTCGACGGTCTCTCGGGGGTCGACTGTGTACGACTGCGCGTTCTGCTCGAAGCGTGCTTCGATGCTGAGCTTGCTCCGGACTACTTCGAGACCCGGCGTTGCTGCCGCGTCTATCTTGCCGACAGCTACCACGGCTCGGCCATAGTGACTCGGCAGGGCGGAATCCCATACCTCGACAAGTTCGCTGTGACCGACGAGGCTCAAGGTCGAGGCGTGGGCGGCAGCATCTGGCAGCGCATGCGACGAGACAACACCAAGCTCTTCTGGCGCGCCCGTGCCGGAAACCCCACCAACGCCTGGTATTTCGCACGCGCCGACGGCATGTACCGCAGTGCCGAATGGGTGATTTTTTGGTACGGGCTCGAGGGTTTTGACGAGATGAAACGTTGCGCCCAACAGGCATTGGCTGTGCCGCCCACGATCCGGCGAGGCAGCCGAGGGGGACGAGCGTGA
- the argC gene encoding N-acetyl-gamma-glutamyl-phosphate reductase has protein sequence MKRVGLVGGRGYVGRELLGLLRAHPSLRLAYASSRELEGRPVFDTEPALCFEALSPSDVQSRDVDAVVLALPNGRSADWIAALESRDSGCVIVDLSSDQRFAAGRHAGFVYGLPERCRDKLRGAWRIANPGCYATGIQLAADPFLEVLDGPLQVFGVSGFSGAGTSPSPRNDPELLRDNLLAYHLVGHTHEREAAEQLGHEVHFTPHVASWFRGIHLTLAFRLKRPMALEVLRQRLERRYENEPLVRVQQQVPRVREIVGEHHVAVGGLAADERRAVVVAIIDNLLKGAATQALQNLNLALGLPEHQGLALPGTLCRKLDPE, from the coding sequence GTGAAGCGCGTCGGCTTGGTCGGTGGACGGGGCTACGTCGGTCGGGAGCTGCTTGGATTGCTGCGCGCGCACCCGTCGTTGCGGTTGGCCTACGCCTCATCACGGGAGCTTGAGGGGCGTCCTGTCTTCGATACCGAGCCAGCACTGTGCTTCGAGGCGCTTTCACCCTCTGACGTCCAAAGCCGCGATGTCGATGCCGTGGTCTTGGCACTACCCAACGGCCGAAGCGCTGACTGGATCGCAGCGCTCGAGAGCCGGGACTCCGGCTGCGTTATTGTCGATCTGTCGAGCGACCAGCGTTTCGCAGCAGGGAGGCACGCGGGGTTCGTCTACGGGCTGCCCGAGCGCTGCCGGGACAAGCTGCGTGGAGCTTGGCGCATCGCCAACCCGGGCTGCTACGCTACGGGGATCCAGCTCGCCGCCGATCCGTTCTTGGAGGTGCTTGATGGACCCTTGCAGGTGTTTGGTGTTTCCGGCTTTAGCGGCGCTGGCACCAGCCCCTCGCCAAGGAACGATCCCGAGCTGCTGCGTGACAACCTTCTCGCCTACCATCTGGTGGGGCATACGCACGAGCGAGAGGCAGCCGAGCAGCTTGGCCACGAGGTACACTTCACGCCCCACGTTGCTTCGTGGTTTCGCGGCATCCACCTGACGCTGGCCTTTCGCTTGAAGCGGCCCATGGCGCTCGAGGTCCTGAGACAGCGGCTCGAGCGACGCTACGAGAACGAACCTCTCGTGCGCGTCCAGCAGCAAGTGCCTCGCGTGCGGGAGATCGTGGGCGAACACCACGTTGCCGTGGGCGGCCTCGCGGCCGATGAGCGCAGAGCCGTCGTCGTAGCGATCATCGATAATCTGCTCAAGGGCGCTGCAACCCAGGCGTTGCAGAACCTCAACCTGGCCCTTGGATTACCGGAGCACCAGGGCTTGGCGCTGCCCGGTACCCTGTGCCGGAAGCTTGATCCAGAGTAG
- a CDS encoding insulinase family protein, translating to MKVPVACQTHASRLATRSSSVAWSSLVMALWLAQVGDARAKDPELSFERYRLDNGLEVILHRDNSVPIVAVDVWYHVGSGDEVAGKSGFAHLFEHMLFQGSQHVGEDRHFEVLKTVGASGVNGSTNTDRTNYFEVVPSHQLETALWLESDRMGYLLPILNRKSLDNQIDVVRNEKRQRIDNVPYGSSYMELYAALYPEGHPYHHSVIGKHEDLASATVADVVGFYETWYAPANATLVIAGDFETTAVRLAVQKWFGSFPLTSKPAHRSAAVPEVTRTRKQVPDAFAKLRQITYAWHTPAAYREGDAEFDILADVLASRTGRLEKILVQDRQLAQRVSARQTSQQLGSYFQVSALVKSGADLGLVERIMKEEIGKVVAQPVSQREFDRAVVGYEARFVWRLESLIARAETLHGYNHYLGDPGSITRDLDRFRKSSPSKVQSFAAKHLTKDKRIEILTLPTAAASTS from the coding sequence ATGAAGGTGCCGGTAGCGTGCCAGACGCACGCTTCGAGGCTTGCCACGCGCTCGAGCTCGGTTGCGTGGTCGAGTCTGGTAATGGCGTTGTGGCTAGCGCAGGTGGGCGACGCACGTGCCAAGGATCCCGAGCTTTCGTTCGAGCGCTACCGGCTCGACAACGGGCTCGAGGTCATCCTGCACCGGGACAACAGCGTGCCGATCGTCGCGGTCGACGTGTGGTACCATGTTGGCTCGGGCGATGAAGTGGCAGGCAAGAGCGGCTTTGCTCACCTCTTCGAGCACATGTTGTTCCAGGGTTCGCAGCACGTGGGGGAGGATCGCCATTTCGAGGTGCTCAAGACCGTAGGGGCGAGCGGCGTCAACGGCAGCACCAACACCGACCGCACGAACTACTTCGAGGTCGTGCCGTCGCACCAGCTCGAGACGGCTCTTTGGCTCGAGAGCGATCGCATGGGCTACCTGCTTCCCATACTCAACCGCAAGAGCCTCGACAACCAGATCGATGTGGTGCGCAACGAGAAACGACAGCGCATCGACAACGTGCCCTACGGGTCGAGCTACATGGAGCTCTACGCCGCGCTCTATCCAGAAGGCCACCCGTACCACCATTCGGTGATCGGCAAGCACGAGGATCTCGCGAGCGCGACCGTGGCCGATGTGGTGGGTTTCTACGAGACGTGGTACGCGCCGGCCAACGCGACGCTGGTAATCGCGGGGGACTTCGAGACCACCGCCGTCAGGCTCGCAGTCCAGAAGTGGTTTGGCAGCTTTCCTCTAACCTCCAAGCCCGCCCATCGCAGCGCGGCGGTCCCAGAGGTAACGCGGACGCGCAAGCAGGTCCCCGACGCGTTCGCCAAGCTGCGCCAGATCACGTACGCCTGGCACACCCCCGCGGCCTACCGGGAGGGCGATGCCGAATTCGACATACTGGCCGACGTGCTGGCGAGTCGCACCGGACGGCTTGAGAAGATCCTGGTGCAAGACAGGCAGTTGGCCCAGCGGGTCAGCGCCCGTCAGACCTCGCAACAGCTAGGGTCGTACTTTCAGGTTTCCGCTCTGGTCAAATCCGGCGCCGATCTCGGTCTCGTCGAGCGCATCATGAAAGAAGAAATCGGCAAGGTAGTCGCCCAACCGGTCAGCCAGCGCGAGTTCGACCGCGCGGTGGTGGGCTACGAAGCGCGTTTCGTATGGCGGCTCGAATCGCTTATCGCCCGGGCCGAGACGCTTCACGGCTACAACCACTACCTCGGCGATCCCGGGTCGATCACGCGAGACCTCGACCGCTTCCGCAAGTCTTCGCCGTCGAAGGTCCAATCGTTTGCCGCCAAGCATCTGACCAAGGACAAACGGATCGAGATCCTCACGCTGCCCACCGCCGCTGCAAGCACGAGCTAA